GCCTTGGACGAGCGGGTGCTGCCGCCGGAGGAACTCGACCGCGTGCTGGACATCTCGAGGATGACCCGAGGGGGCATCCCGGACAGGTAGGAGGACAGGTGCTTACGACCGTTCAGGACAACCTCACCCGCGAAGAGGCCGTGGCCAGGGCCGCGATCATCTCCGGCTGCGTGTACGACATCGCCCTGGACGTCACCGGCGGAGACGAGGTCTTCGAGTCCACCACCACAGTCCGTTTCGACTGCTCGGAACCCGGGGCGTCCACGTTCATCGATCTCACCGCTCCCTCGGTCGAGTCGATCGAGCTCAACGGGCAGCAGGTCCCGCTCGAGGCTTTCGAGGGCCACCGCATCAGGCTTGACGACCTGCAGGCGTCCAACACGCTGAGGGTCACGGCCACCTGCTCCTACCGCCACACCGGCACGGGGCTGCACCACTTCCGCGACCCGGTGGACAAAGAGGTGTACCTGCACACCCAGTTCGAGCCCTTCGACGCCCACGCCGTGTACGCGTGCTTCGACCAGCCTGACATCAAGGGAACCTTCGCCTTCACGGTCACTGCGCCCGAAGGCTGGGAGGTCGTGTCGAACATGGCTCCCACGTCGGCTCCCGGCTCGGGAGGCGGCCGGTGGGCGTTTCCCCCCACTCCCGTTATGTCGACCTACATCACGGCGATCGTCGCCGGACCCTTCCACGTGGTCCGGGACCGCCACCGCAACATCGATCTCGGCTTGTTCTGCCGTAAATCGCTGGCCCAGTACCTGGACCCCGAGGAGATCTTCGAGGTCACCAAGCAGGGCTTCGACTGGTTTGAGAAGGCGTTCGACTATCCCTACCCCTTCGGCAAGTACGACCAGCTGTTCGTCCCCGAGTTCAAGTTCGGGGCGATGGAGAACGCCGGATGCGTCACTTTCGTGGAGGCCTACGTCTTCCGGTCGCGGGTCACGGACGCCGCCCGGGAGTCAAGGGCGAGCACGATCCTGCACGAGATGGCGCACATGTGGTTCGGCGACCTGGTGACGATGCGCTGGTGGGACGACCTGTGGCTCAACGAGAGCTTCGCCACGTTCATGGGCAACCTGTGCATGAGCCGCGCGACGAGGTTCACCAACGTCTGGGCCACCTTCGCCTCGGGGACCAAGACGGGCGCCTACCGCCAGGACCAGCTGCCCTCCACGCATCCGATCGTCGCCGACATCCCCGACATCCACGCCACCCACCTGAACTTCGACGCGATCACCTACAACAAGGGCGCGTCGGTGCTGAAGCAGCTCGTGGCGTGGGCGGGCGAGGGCGCGTTCCTGGACGGGCTCAAGGAGTACTTCCGCCGCCACGAATGGGGCAACACCGACCTGTCCGACTTCCTGGCCCCCATTGCGGCCAAGTCCGGACGCGATCTGCAGGCCTGGTCGGCCGAGTGGCTCGAGACCGCCGGCGTCAACACTCTGCGGCTGTCCATCGAGACGGAGGGGTCCGTCCTGCGGTCGGTTCAGGTGCTTCAGGAGGCTCCGGAGTCGCACCCGCACCTGAGGCCGCACCGGATGGCCATCGGCCTGTACGACGCGTCCGACGACGGGCTCGTGCTGCGCAGGCGGGTGGAGCTGGACGTGGACGGCGACCGGACCGCTGTCCCGGAGCTGGACGGAGAGAAGGTCCCGGACCTTCTGCTTCCC
The genomic region above belongs to Actinomycetota bacterium and contains:
- the pepN gene encoding aminopeptidase N; this translates as MLTTVQDNLTREEAVARAAIISGCVYDIALDVTGGDEVFESTTTVRFDCSEPGASTFIDLTAPSVESIELNGQQVPLEAFEGHRIRLDDLQASNTLRVTATCSYRHTGTGLHHFRDPVDKEVYLHTQFEPFDAHAVYACFDQPDIKGTFAFTVTAPEGWEVVSNMAPTSAPGSGGGRWAFPPTPVMSTYITAIVAGPFHVVRDRHRNIDLGLFCRKSLAQYLDPEEIFEVTKQGFDWFEKAFDYPYPFGKYDQLFVPEFKFGAMENAGCVTFVEAYVFRSRVTDAARESRASTILHEMAHMWFGDLVTMRWWDDLWLNESFATFMGNLCMSRATRFTNVWATFASGTKTGAYRQDQLPSTHPIVADIPDIHATHLNFDAITYNKGASVLKQLVAWAGEGAFLDGLKEYFRRHEWGNTDLSDFLAPIAAKSGRDLQAWSAEWLETAGVNTLRLSIETEGSVLRSVQVLQEAPESHPHLRPHRMAIGLYDASDDGLVLRRRVELDVDGDRTAVPELDGEKVPDLLLP